The nucleotide sequence AATCGCGATGGGCATTACCGGCACTGACGTCTCCCGGGAAGCAGCGCATATGATTCTGCTGGACGACAATTTCGCGACGATTGTCAAGACCGTCAGGGAAGGCCGACGGATCTTCGATAACATTCGCAAATTTATCAAATACACGATGACCAGTAACCTGGGTGAGATCTGGACGATCTTCCTGGCGCCGCTGCTGGGTCTGCCCATCCCGCTGCTGCCGATTCATATTTTGTGGATCAATCTCGTCACCGATGGTGTTCCCGGACTGGCACTCACGGCTGAACCCGGAGAAAAAAACCTGATGCAGCGACCGCCCCGCGATCCCAAAGAGAATATTTTCGCCCATGGCCTGGGGACGCATATCATCTGGGTCGGTCTGCTGATGGGAGCGGTCTCGGTGGTGACGCAGGCCTGGTTCATTGATCACAGCCAGGCGCAATGGCAGACCATGGTCTTCACGGTTCTCTGCCTGAGCCAGATGGGACACGTTCTGGCCATTCGCTCGGAACGGCAATCATTCTTCTCACAAGGTCCGTTTACGAACAAACCACTCATGGCAGCCGTGCTGCTGACCCTCGCACTGCAGATGGCCACCCTTTATGTCCCTGTTCTGAACCGGATTTTCAAAACCGTCCCCCTGACAGCGGGCGAACTTGCCATCACCCTTGCCCTCTCATCAATCGTATTCATCGCCGTCGAAGTCGAAAAAGCCTGCAAACGAATGCGACAGCAGGATTAAGAACTCTCAATAAGATCGGGAAAACATTCGGGTATAAAGTAAATGCAGGGGTTGCAAGGGATCAATTATTGAGAGTAATGAACCTGACGGATTTCGATACCATCCAGCTCATCAATCCACAGATTCCCAAGACCGGGTTTTACTTACCGGCAGGGACTTCAATGTCCAGCGTTTCATCCTGGGATTGAAACTGCTGCTTGAGTTTGAAATCAGAAAACAGTGCTTTGCCCTGGAGGAAGGTTTCTCCGCCGTCATCGGATTTGAAAGGGACGCCATCGAAGCCTGTGACACTCAGAAGGTAAGCCCCACCTGTGATACCTTTTCCCGGCGCAGTTTCATAATGCCCATTCTTGATCGTCGCGTAACTCCCCAGTCCGCTGTGATTCGCTGAGCGATCGGGAGTGATCACGATCTCACCTTCGGGAACTGGCTTCCCCTGATAAGTAACAGTACCGGTCAGGGTGTAGCGTTGAGGCCCTTCGGCCTGCCCACCGCAGCCCACCGCGGCCAGTACAATGAGAACAGACATCAGTTTGATTACGTTCCAGCAGATCATCAACATGTTGCCACCTTTGTGAACAGCGGTCTTAAATGGTTTCTACCGAAATTCAGATCGGGAAATCATGGAATCCCCAATGACAATTTCACTTCATCCAGAGTACATCCACTTCGCCATTGCTTTTCTCAATCTGGCCTCCGTCTAGAATTCGCCGATCACCCGACCATCGGCACGCTGCGCCAGATCAAAATACGTATTCAGATCAATATTTTGACTGATGAAGCGGACCGACCCGTCTCCTAAAGTAAAATGGCATCCACCGACATGAAAACTACCGAACAGACGCGATTGTTGATTAATCGTATCGTGGTCTCCGCCATGACCGGCTACAGAGTTGATCGGCAATTGTGCGCCAGCCAGAACGTTTGGTGCCCCGGAGGAACCCAGTCGTCCGCCGGATGCCCAGCCAATGTGAACTCCGTCGCTCCGACCTGTGTGAGTTAAGGCATATTTGGTTTCCCCGACCAGAAATGTATTGGTTGTTCCGTCAGTAACATCACGCATGCGTATATTTGAATTATGGAACAGGAGCCCGTTGACATAAAACACCCGCTGTCCGCTTACTGTAGAACAGGAAGGAGCTACGATGGATGCACCCCCTCCCTGCACTCCCAGGTAATTCAAATTATTGACGCCTGAACCGGAATTGGGATCGGAAGGGCACTGATACTTTTTGTTACTCTGTCGAAAAACAGATTCGTTCTCTGTAACCCCCGGCAGATTTGAGGTCGTCGTGAAGAGTGCTTCGAAATTCAGTTTGTTATACAGATTGGAATCCTCGAGAAAAGGCAGAACCTGGACAGTCCAGGAAGCGCGGGAATCCATCGCACTGGACGCGCACCAGTTACCGCTATAAGAAAATCCGGGGCGTGTCGAGATGGTACCGGGAGGAAAGGTGCGATGCGTATCATGGTAGTTATGCAGCGCCAGCCCGAGTTGCTTCATATTATTTTTACAGGTACTTCGTCGGGCCGCTTCTCGTGCCTGCTGAACCGCCGGCAACAACAGTGCAATCAGAATCGCGATAATGGCAATCACAACAAGCAGTTCGATTAACGTAAAACCGTGTTTTTTCTGTTTAACTATCAACCACATCTGAAACCCTCCATTTTAATTAACGCATATAATAGAGATCCGACGTCAGCCGATATAAAAAATGATAAATATTGACTAAACGTGAGAATAAAAATCGTTGAGTTATAAAACTCCTCTGATAAAAAACACCTATTCTGGTCGGTCGACACGCCAGTTATCGAATTTCATTCCAGAGAAATTCCAGACGGACGAGTTCCGGATTTTTCTGGTTTCCCGCAGACATACGATAAGTAACCACATTGAAGAGCGTCTGATCATTGTTCTGTTGAAAATAAGGAACGGCATAATATCCGTCTTTAATCGTGACTCCCGGTTCGGGGTCCAGCACAACGTGGCGTTCTACGTCAAACGAGTCAGGATTAATACGAAACAAAGCCAGTTCCATCGGTCCTCCGCGTGAATTTCGTCCCAGCAGATACAAATGTCCGTTGCGCTTGAAGAGTCGTGGGCGTCCAATATGTGTACCGATGGTCTCGCAAGCTGCAGTCAGGTCACGCTGTTTGATTAATTTAAAATCCTGATCGACCCGATGCAGGCGAACCCTGTTATCGTATCCCCGCGTCGCAATCAGAAACCCTGTCCCGTCGACAATGATCGAGCTCTCATTCAGATTCAGATCTCCAAATTCCCGGCTGAGGTTGCGCACGTGTTTCCAGCTCTGTCCATTATCAGCCGATGCGATCACCGAAACCTGTCCATAGATCCGTTTTCCCTGTTCATCATAAGCACTTTTTCGCGCAGTCAGTTCAGGAAAGTCCATCGCCAACAGATAGACGGTGTCGCCGACAACTGCACTCTCAAAGATGTAACCATATTCCACTCCATCAATGGGACCGAGCTTCTGCATGGGAGAGAATGTCTTACCCTGATCATCACTCATTGTCCAATAGACGCCGGTACGATGATTGCGTTTCCGCGCTTGCACCACTTTCTGGACGTCAACCAGATTTCCGATTCTCCCCTGGGGAAACTGAACCCATTCTCCCATTTGAAAGATCAGCGGCTGCTGTTCTCCGATGACTCTGCGTTCGGTAATTTCGTTGGTACCGGTATCGAAACGCACCATTTCCAGCACGGCACCAGGATCACTGGAGTGTCTGCGTCCCCGTTTATAGGAGATCAGAATTTCCTTTGAATTCAGACGCAGTACGGCCGGAAACGCCAGGTATGACATCTGCTTTTCAGCAGAAAACTGATCGGGATTCAAGATCACCTGCTCCTGCCTGAAGACAGGTCGTTCCGGTTTCGGATCGGCGTGCACGGCTGAGTTTATCAACAACAGTAACAGTGCAGTCAGGATCAGAGTATGTCTCATCATCGTATTCCCGTTAACTGGATTCAGCCTGGTCAGCTTTGTCATCATTCGACTCCAGGTCTGTTTCAATGGAAGCTCGTATCACGCGGTCGGCAGAGCGGAGGATATGCAGACGTATTCGAGCTTCCGCTTCTTCAACCTGTTTGGTTTTCAACAATTCAATAATGGCCCGATGATCGTCCAACGCCTGCTGTTTATGAAATGCGAATTCTTCCTTCGTCAGTTCACGCCGACTGCGACGTCTTGAAAGTACATAAAACACATAGAAGCACTCACGAAGCAGACTTTTCAACGTCCGTTCAAAGCGATCATTGCGACTCGCTTCTGCCAGTGCTTCATGAAATTTGACATCCAGCGAACTCCATTTCGTGAAATCATCTCCCTCCAGAATGTCTTGCATGCCGTCGCAAATGATCTCCAGCCGCATCAGGTCGGCCTCACTGGTATACATCGCCGCGGAACGAACACAGCCGCCCTCAATGACCGCACGATAATCAAAGAGCTGTCGCAGTTCATCGACCGTGTACCGTCGTAAACGCACACTTTCCCCTTTGCGGCCTCCTTCGAGCGCCCCCTGTGCCACAAGACTGGAAAGCGTTTCACGCATCGGTATCCGACTGACGCCCAGTCGGTCGGCAAGATTACGCTCGACCAGACTGCTTCCCGTCTCGAATTCACCGGAAAATATCAACTGTGAGAGTTTCTCATAAACATCACTTTCTCCCATGCGCCCATTCCCTGTTTTAGAACATGAAATAATGAACCATCATAATTACCACATGGTATACCATGTGTCAACACTCAATACCATCAATCGAAACCCATTTCAACTGAACACGTTATCTCTATATTTATCATACACTTACGAATATACAGACCACATTATCTGCGGAAAATCGCCGAATCTGTTACCCTGCCGGGGATCGATATCCAGGGAAACAAAGAGAGGATCGGGAGCAGAAAACTTGCTGATACATGACTGCTCCAGCCTGTTTTAAGCGGGAGTAGATTCCTACTGATCCGTGGCTAACGACATACGGCAGATGTTGGAAGCATGCAGTTCCCGCCGTCATTGACAGTAATATTGGGTGTGCCGACGGAACTGATTTTCGAAGTGTGATTTACATGTCAGGAGGGGCGGCCTGGATATGAAGAGAATAAAGGTTAAGCAGTAATCCAATTGTCTGGAGACACTCATCCTGATATATTCAGAAAGAGTCATAAGTCGGTCTATCCGTTGTTAGACAAAGTAAAATTCCCACCGTTCCTGCGGTATCGTGATGGTAATCATCAAGTTCATTTTTCTGGCTGCTCTCTCCCTGCTGATCCTCCTGCTGGGGATGCCCAATGTCGAGCAAGGCCGCCAGGAGGCCCGCAACGCGCTGGCCTTCAATCAGGCTCAGAAAATCAAGACAGGAGAACTTCCTCCCGATACCGTTGATCCGTGGGACCATGCATTCGATATTGAACACACGCCGTCCAACGGGACAATCGTTACTTTCCATGGCGCAAACGGGACTTCACCAGCCGACGGTTTTGATGCGGATGACATTTCCACTTCCATGTCGAATCCGCCTCACAAGAGGACGATGACTCGCAAGCAGACACAGATTTTCGCCACGCTTGCTTTGTCCCTCTGTCCGTGGCTGATCGCGTGGATATTTCGAGTGAGATCAAAGAGGATGGGTCTTCAAATTGGATAAACGAGGATTTCGCTCCTCACTGAATTGAAAACATCAGGTCAGCATTAATCAATCACGATTTCTTCATCGCTCTGCAGCGGCAGACGCTCACGGATGCCATAGTGCTTTGCCTTTGTATTTTGTGCCGATGGGGTAGCGGGGGTTGGGGACTGCGGCTGTGTTCATGATCTCTGCGATCCGCTGGACGACCTGGGGATGTTTGTCGGCGACGTCTCTGGATTCGCTCAGATCCTGGTCTAAATTGTAGAGGGCGATTTCTCCCTGCTGGCCGTGGCGGATGCCTTTCCAGTTGTTCCAGCGGACTGCCTGATCGTAGCGGGCCCGGCAGTGGCCGTAATCCCAGTAGAGATATTCGTGTTTGACTTTGCGAGGCTCCCCCCGTAAGGCGGGCAGCACCGAGATGCCATCGAGATTCGCGGAAACCTGTGCGCCCGCCAGTTCGGCAAAGGTGGGCAGCATGTCCTGGAAGGCGATGACTTCGTCGCTCACTTTGCCTGCAGGAATCGTGCCAGGCCAGTTTGCGATGAATGGCACGCGGATTCCCCCTTCGGTGAGATCGCGTTTAAAACCTCGAAGGGGGCCGTTCGTGTGGAGTTGTGCGGGCACGCCTCTGTGGCCGCCGTTATCGCTGGTGAAAATGATCAGCGTTCGCTCGCGCAGCTGGAGCTCATTCACCAGGGACATGATCCGTCCGACATCGCGGTCCAGCCTGTGAATCATCGCGGCGTATTTTTTTGATTTGATGTCCCAGTCCCGGTCTGAATATGGTTCCGTGTCCGGCACCGCCAGACCGTGCGGGTCTTCTGCTTTCGCGGAAAAGTGAGGTAGCGTATAAGCCGCGTACAGAAAGAAAGGTTGGGCGGCGGAGTCGCGAATAAACTGCAGCGCGCGTTCGGTGAGCAGATCGTGGCTGTATTGCTGGCGGTTTTTGGTATTCCCCTTCAGTTCCAGGCGGCCCTCATTGTCGTCCAGGTACTCGGTAAAGTAATAATGCGCATGGTCCTGATTCAGATAGCCGAACCACATATCGAACCCCTGATTCGTCGCCCGCCCGACCGTGCCTGCATCTCCCAGTGACCATTTCCCCACGCCACCACAGCGGTAGCCAGACTTCTGCAGGACCTCGGCGATGGTCACATCGCTTTCCTGCAGATAGGTCGCGTAATGAGGGATGTTGTCCCGCGCGGGAGTGTGCCCGTTGTGGAGTCCGGTCAGCAGTACAGCCCGCGAAGCCGTGCAGACGGAACCGCCTGCATAAGCCTGGGTGAACCGCGTTCCCTGAGCGGCAAACTGATCGATGTGAGGCGTTTTCATCAGCTTCTGGCCGTAACAACCCAGGTCGCCGTAACCCAGATCGTCGGCCATGATGAAAATAATATTGGGACGCTCCCCTTCCGCGGCCTGCATCGACGCGGGCAGACAGACAAGGCAGACAATCAGCCAGAACACTCGTGAACCTGAAATCATATGGCCTCCGTTTCCAATTTCACTTACTGAATTGTTTCGCGCTGGTGTCGACATCTGCTTCCCATTCCTTCAAGGCCTGACTCATTGATTTGACGATTTCCGGGTGCTCCGCTGCCCGATTCTGCTGTTCCCCGAGATCCGTTTCCAGATGATACAGTTCACTGCGATTGTTTTTGAGACAGAGCTTCCACTGCCCGCGGCGGACAGCGCGGTTGTTCCCCATCCGCCAGAACAGGTCGCGGTCTGCTAAAGGACGTCCCGTTTGCCAGAGTGGTGCCAGGTCGAGACCGTCGGTCTGGAAGTTGGTCGCTGATATTCCCGCTGCCTGCGCCAGGGTGGGAAGCAGATCCACCGAATGGGCGGTCTGGTCGGTCACGCCGGCGGTGATGACTCCCGGCCAGCTGATCAGACAGGGGACACGATGCCCGCCTTCATACAGGGTTGCTTTCTGCCCGCGCAGGGGGCCGTTACTAGAGATGTTTTGAAAGTTTTTTCCATAGGTGAGATAGCCACCATTGTCGGAAGTGAAGATCACCAGCGTGTTCTGCTCCAGATCAAGACGTTTCAAGGCAGACAGTATTTTCCCCACGCTCTGATCCAGGGACTCAATCATGGCCGTGGTGTGGGGACTGACATTGCCGGGATCGGGAATGATACCCCATTTGCCAGCGTGATAGTCCTGCCCTGCTTTGCGATGTGGCGGATCTTGGGGTCCCTGCCAGGGGAAATGGATCGCCAGGTGTGGCACATAGAGAAAGAAGGGACGCGTGCGGTTGGCTTCCATAAATGCCACGCTGTATTTGCTCAACAGGTCGGCGGTGTATCCTTTCTCCATGCTGATTTCATTGTTATGCCACCAGTCCTCGTTACCGGAGCGATCGACGTGGGTGTGGTGGTCGCCGTCACCCGAGGTCAGGCCGCGAAACAGATCAAAGCCCTGATTTGTGGGCAGCCAGGGAGGCTGATAGCCCA is from Gimesia maris and encodes:
- a CDS encoding DUF1559 domain-containing protein, with the translated sequence MWLIVKQKKHGFTLIELLVVIAIIAILIALLLPAVQQAREAARRSTCKNNMKQLGLALHNYHDTHRTFPPGTISTRPGFSYSGNWCASSAMDSRASWTVQVLPFLEDSNLYNKLNFEALFTTTSNLPGVTENESVFRQSNKKYQCPSDPNSGSGVNNLNYLGVQGGGASIVAPSCSTVSGQRVFYVNGLLFHNSNIRMRDVTDGTTNTFLVGETKYALTHTGRSDGVHIGWASGGRLGSSGAPNVLAGAQLPINSVAGHGGDHDTINQQSRLFGSFHVGGCHFTLGDGSVRFISQNIDLNTYFDLAQRADGRVIGEF
- a CDS encoding sialidase family protein, with the translated sequence MMRHTLILTALLLLLINSAVHADPKPERPVFRQEQVILNPDQFSAEKQMSYLAFPAVLRLNSKEILISYKRGRRHSSDPGAVLEMVRFDTGTNEITERRVIGEQQPLIFQMGEWVQFPQGRIGNLVDVQKVVQARKRNHRTGVYWTMSDDQGKTFSPMQKLGPIDGVEYGYIFESAVVGDTVYLLAMDFPELTARKSAYDEQGKRIYGQVSVIASADNGQSWKHVRNLSREFGDLNLNESSIIVDGTGFLIATRGYDNRVRLHRVDQDFKLIKQRDLTAACETIGTHIGRPRLFKRNGHLYLLGRNSRGGPMELALFRINPDSFDVERHVVLDPEPGVTIKDGYYAVPYFQQNNDQTLFNVVTYRMSAGNQKNPELVRLEFLWNEIR
- a CDS encoding GntR family transcriptional regulator, which codes for MGESDVYEKLSQLIFSGEFETGSSLVERNLADRLGVSRIPMRETLSSLVAQGALEGGRKGESVRLRRYTVDELRQLFDYRAVIEGGCVRSAAMYTSEADLMRLEIICDGMQDILEGDDFTKWSSLDVKFHEALAEASRNDRFERTLKSLLRECFYVFYVLSRRRSRRELTKEEFAFHKQQALDDHRAIIELLKTKQVEEAEARIRLHILRSADRVIRASIETDLESNDDKADQAESS
- a CDS encoding arylsulfatase, which codes for MSTPARNNSVSEIGNGGHMISGSRVFWLIVCLVCLPASMQAAEGERPNIIFIMADDLGYGDLGCYGQKLMKTPHIDQFAAQGTRFTQAYAGGSVCTASRAVLLTGLHNGHTPARDNIPHYATYLQESDVTIAEVLQKSGYRCGGVGKWSLGDAGTVGRATNQGFDMWFGYLNQDHAHYYFTEYLDDNEGRLELKGNTKNRQQYSHDLLTERALQFIRDSAAQPFFLYAAYTLPHFSAKAEDPHGLAVPDTEPYSDRDWDIKSKKYAAMIHRLDRDVGRIMSLVNELQLRERTLIIFTSDNGGHRGVPAQLHTNGPLRGFKRDLTEGGIRVPFIANWPGTIPAGKVSDEVIAFQDMLPTFAELAGAQVSANLDGISVLPALRGEPRKVKHEYLYWDYGHCRARYDQAVRWNNWKGIRHGQQGEIALYNLDQDLSESRDVADKHPQVVQRIAEIMNTAAVPNPRYPIGTKYKGKALWHP
- a CDS encoding sulfatase translates to MRSVLFALFIAVSCLLIRFSAAEAAQQPPNIVLIMADDLGYGDLACYGNKQVKTPHIDRLAASALKFTDFHSAGAMCTPTRAAMLTGQYQQRFGRQFESALSGKSNHDIGLPHQAVTMAELLKQQGYATACFGKWHLGYQPPWLPTNQGFDLFRGLTSGDGDHHTHVDRSGNEDWWHNNEISMEKGYTADLLSKYSVAFMEANRTRPFFLYVPHLAIHFPWQGPQDPPHRKAGQDYHAGKWGIIPDPGNVSPHTTAMIESLDQSVGKILSALKRLDLEQNTLVIFTSDNGGYLTYGKNFQNISSNGPLRGQKATLYEGGHRVPCLISWPGVITAGVTDQTAHSVDLLPTLAQAAGISATNFQTDGLDLAPLWQTGRPLADRDLFWRMGNNRAVRRGQWKLCLKNNRSELYHLETDLGEQQNRAAEHPEIVKSMSQALKEWEADVDTSAKQFSK